The following coding sequences are from one Arachis hypogaea cultivar Tifrunner chromosome 7, arahy.Tifrunner.gnm2.J5K5, whole genome shotgun sequence window:
- the LOC112701263 gene encoding inositol transporter 1-like produces MVAANMNISRKAGSFNYLEKHPERRISIFQNSYIVAITLTAGIGGLLFGYDTGVISGALLYIKEDFEQVKNSYFLQELIVAMALVGAIFGATIGGYINDVLGRKMAIVVADFCFAVGSLIMAIAPNPYVIIIGRFLVGLGVGAASVTAPVYIAEVSPSEIRGGLVGFNALMITGGQFLSFVINYALTKVPGTWRWMLGVAGSPAVVQLVFMIFLPESPRWLYFKNKKEAAANVLSKIYPLPRLEDEIEILEFHLEKEQKNKVKVNYSDVFKLKEIRVAFICGAGLQAFQQFTGISIVMYYSPIIIQLAGFKSNDAALFLSLIVSGLNAGGTILGIYLIDASGRKKLTLGSLSGVAIALTILSVACFIIGHGNASQVYAWLAIVGLALYIIFFAPGMGPVPWAVNSEIYPEEYRGICGGMSATVNWICSVIMSISFLSVVDAIGLGGSFMILLGVTVVAIVFVIIYMPETKGLTFEEVSNIWKEKAYGKDKNDISLVEKTIT; encoded by the exons ATGGTCGCAGCAAATATGAATATTTCTAGGAAAGCAGGAAGCTTCAATTACTTAGAAAAACACCCAGAGCGTAGAATATCAATTTTTCAAAACTCTTACATTGTTGCAATTACTCTCACTGCTGGCATTGGAGGTCTTTTATTCGGCTATGATACtg GTGTGATATCAGGTGCCCTCTTATATATAAAAGAGGATTTTGAGCAGGTCAAGAACAGTTATTTTCTTCAG GAACTTATTGTTGCTATGGCCTTGGTTGGTGCAATATTTGGTGCTACCATTGGCGGTTACATTAATGATGTTTTAGGGCGTAAGATGGCTATTGTAGTGGCAGATTTTTGTTTTGCCGTAGGATCACTTATTATGGCCATTGCACCAAATCCTTATGTTATTATAATAGGCCGTTTTTTGGTTGGCCTTGGTGTTGGCGCAGCTTCCGTTACTGCTCCTGTTTATATTGCAGAAGTATCACCATCTGAAATAAGAGGAGGATTAGTTGGCTTCAATGCTCTTATGATTACTGGTGGACAATTTCTTTCATTTGTCATCAATTATGCCTTGACAAAG GTCCCGGGTACGTGGCGTTGGATGCTCGGAGTTGCAGGCTCACCTGCAGTGGTCCAATTAGTTTTTATGATCTTTCTCCCCGAATCCCCAAGATGGCTCTATTTTAAG AATAAGAAAGAAGCAGCCGCTAATGTTCTATCCAAGATTTACCCATTACCTCGATTAGAAGATGAAATTGAGATTCTCGAATTTCACTTGgagaaagaacaaaaaaataagGTTAAAGTTAACTACAGTGATGTGTTCAAGCTGAAAGAAATTAGAGTTGCGTTTATATGTGGGGCTGGACTTCAAGCATTCCAACAATTCACCGGAATTAGCATTGTCATGTATTATAGTCCAATAATAATCCAATTAGCTGGGTTCAAATCAAACGACGCTGCATTGTTCTTGTCCCTCATTGTTTCTGGCTTGAATGCCGGTGGCACAATTCTTGGAATCTATCTTATCGACGCTTCAGGCCGCAAAAAGCTTACTCTTGGTAGCTTATCAGGTGTGGCTATAGCCTTGACCATCCTCTCTGTGGCATGCTTTATTATAGGACATGGCAATGCTAGTCAAGTATATGCGTGGCTTGCAATTGTGGGTTTGGCTTTGTATATCATATTCTTTGCCCCTGGTATGGGTCCTGTGCCATGGGCAGTGAACTCAGAGATTTATCCTGAAGAGTATAGAGGAATATGTGGTGGCATGTCTGCAACTGTGAATTGGATTTGTAGTGTTATAATGTCTATTAGTTTTCTTTCAGTAGTTGATGCCATAGGACTTGGTGGGAGTTTCATGATTCTCTTAGGAGTCACTGTGGttgcaattgtttttgtgatCATCTACATGCCAGAGACAAAAGGATTGACCTTTGAAGAAGTTTCAAACATTTGGAAGGAAAAAGCCTACGGAAAAGACAAAAACGACATAAGTCTAGTTGAGAAAACAATTACATGA